A DNA window from Pogona vitticeps strain Pit_001003342236 chromosome 2, PviZW2.1, whole genome shotgun sequence contains the following coding sequences:
- the LOC110076945 gene encoding NACHT, LRR and PYD domains-containing protein 3, with translation MDEYQLMEDRNSLFGESTPLNARYIELLIVRKHRPQKQREHELTATGRLHLEILENCSHDYSSTNIKSLFKPDESGRPPRTVVLQGPAGIGKTMTVQKIMLGWAAGELYANMFDYVFCIRCRELSFAKEDKSLAGLIAEQCQDMYAPVQEILADPEKLLFIIDGFDELRCFLEPAEVDFCDNLYAKVPVEVILGSLLAKKLLPKSFLLVTTRPGAAEKLQECLRFPRFTEILGFSEKGRREYLSKFFEDERKANTALRFIENTVAVSTICFIPMVCWIICSIIKVELETEEEIADTLDTTTKVFVQFSHRLLQHNSTTFTPSELKKLCALARDGIWEQKILFEEQDLKEHDLDASALKDLFLDKKAFQKGIGRYHLYSFLHLCFQEFFAAMWYILQQEPVPDLENSTADLRRLLVENEKLGNEHMMLTVRFIFGLSSENVRGFLEEALQLKTSSDFVKPVLLQRAEEVALGDPLRKGRRLLKFLHCLFETQDAEFPRRVMHCFQKIDLSFKTLSVLDCRVLAFCLQHSAVEDHAIELTFCRLKSHHIRALAPGIKNCTTLELGSNKLGNAGVKVLCTILKEIGCNLTTLNLRENYLTDACAQELCIVLSTSHKLESLNLQDNSFTKASVPFIRHLMETCTSMNLIYLDKNGFGDQGTKCLKRQEKKISQSGRRFLLWM, from the exons ATGGACGAGTACCAGCTGATGGAAGACCGGAACAGTCTGTTTGGGGAGAGCACCCCTTTGAATGCCCGCTATATAGAGTTGCTGATTGTCAGGAAGCATCGCCCTCAGAAGCAGAGGGAGCACGAACTGACTGCCACGGGCAGGCTGCACTTGGAGATCCTGGAAAACTGCAGCCACGACTATTCATCGACAAACATCAAAAGCCTTTTTAAACCTGACGAATCCGGAAGACCTCCCAGGACCGTCGTGTTGCAAGGACCTGCAGGGATCGGGAAGACTATGACGGTGCAGAAGATCATGCTCGGCTGGGCCGCTGGGGAGCTGTACGCCAACATGTTTGACTATGTGTTTTGCATTCGCTGCAGAGAGCTGAGCTTTGCCAAAGAGGACAAAAGCTTGGCTGGCCTTATTGCAGAGCAGTGCCAGGACATGTATGCCCCAGTGCAAGAAATCCTCGCCGACcctgaaaagttgcttttcatcATTGATGGGTTTGATGAGCTCCGTTGCTTCTTAGAGCCTGCAGAAGTTGATTTCTGTGACAATCTGTATGCAAAGGTGCCCGTGGAGGTTATTCTGGGCAGCTTACTGGCAAAGAAGCTCCTGCCCAAGTCATTCCTCTTAGTCACCACAAGGCCCGGGGCTGCAGAGAAACTACAGGAATGCCTGAGGTTTCCCAGGTTCACTGAGATCCTTGGATTCTCTGAAAAGGGTCGCCGTGAATATTTGTCCAAGTTTTTTGAAGATGAGCGGAAAGCCAACACAGCACTGAGATTCATCGAAAACACAGTTGCAGTATCTACCATCTGCTTCATCCCCATGGTGTGTTGGATCATCTGTTCTATCATCAAAGTAGAACTagagacagaagaagaaattgcAGACACCTTGGACACCACAACGAAAGTCTTTGTGCAGTTTTCTCACCGTCTCCTTCAGCATAATTCAACGACGTTCACTCCGAGTGAGTTGAAGAAACTCTGTGCCTTGGCACGGGATGGCATCTGGGAACAGAAAATTTTGTTTGAGGAACAGGATCTTAAGGAACATGATTTAGATGCCTCAGCTCTTAAAGACCTGTTTCTGGACAAAAAAGCATTCCAGAAAGGGATTGGACGATACCACCTGTACAGCTTTTTGCACCTCTGCTTTCAGGAGTTTTTTGCTGCCATGTGGTATATCCTGCAACAGGAGCCAGTGCCAGACCTGGAGAACAGTACGGCAGACCTGAGGAGACTTTTGGTTGAAAACGAGAAGCTGGGCAATGAGCATATGATGTTAACCGTGCGTTTCATATTTGGCTTGAGCAGTGAAAACGTGCGTGGCTTTCTTGAAGAAGCCCTGCAGTTGAAGACGTCGTCGGACTTTGTGAAGCCTGTCTTACTGCAGAGAGCAGAAGAAGTGGCTCTGGGGGACCCTCTTCGGAAAGGCCGCCGCTTGCTGAAGTTTCTCCACTGTCTGTTTGAGACGCAGGATGCAGAATTTCCACGGCGTGTGATGCATTGTTTCCAGAAAATTGACCTTTCTTTCAAGACATTGTCAGTGTTGGACTGCAGAGTCCTGGCATTCTGCTTGCAGCACAGTGCAGTTGAGGATCACGCCATTGAGCTAACCTTTTGCCGGCTGAAATCTCATCACATCAGAGCTTTGGCCCCAGGAATAAAGAATTGTACAACTTTAGA ACTTGGAAGTAACAAGCTTGGAAATGCAGGAGTGAAAGTTCTCTgtaccattctgaaggaaataggCTGTAACCTGACTACTCTAAA TCTCAGGGAGAATTACCTCACGGATGCTTGTGCCCAAGAACTCTGCATTGTTCTGAGCACCAGCCACAAGCTGGAGAGTCTAAACCTTCAAGACAACTCCTTCACCAAAGCATCTGTGCCTTTCATCCGACACCTTATGGAGACGTGCACCAGCATGAACCTGATATA tcTGGACAAAAATGGCTTTGGTGACCAAGGAACAAAATGCCTGAAACGGCAAGAGAAAAAGATATCTCAGTCAGGACGtcgttttttgttgtggatgtga
- the BRK1 gene encoding protein BRICK1, with product MSVQEDPVQREIHQDWANREYIEVITSSIKKIADFLNSFDMSCRSRLATLNEKLTALERRIEYIEARVTKGETLT from the exons ATGTCGGTGCAGGAGGACCCGGTCCAGCGTGAGATCCACCAGGACTGGGCCAACCGCGAGTACATCGAAGTGATCACGAGCTCCATTAAGAAGATCGCCGACTTCCTCAATTCCTTCG ACATGTCCTGCCGCTCTCGCCTGGCCACCCTGAACGAGAAGCTGACGGCGCTGGAGAGGCGGATCGAGTACATCGAGGCCCGG GTAACAAAGGGTGAAACGCTGACATAG
- the LOC110077964 gene encoding epidermal differentiation-specific protein, giving the protein MNKIIVYEQEDFSGLKKEFTSDVPDLRSVDFGDCISSLKVIGQPWIAFPDPDYKGVPAAYEEGEHKSLSLNNQISSLRLVTEDLENPQITLYEHPNYEGVSKVITEETDLTYGYFNDRASSHVVQKGAWLLYEHSRRKGWFCVAREGTKNPNYGPVFNFHDKCSYVYPLKGGQPSVAAKILWDLKKIESEREVVLDEIIGINNTDYEQTFTSINSRVYEVATKHSFKFMAPTLQIDEKFSLNIDPSTTLTVEKEKPDSMVTSDKIEVTVSVKIPPHSELIVQVIKKVVTASVPVEMSIIRNRKTKTEIGEYRSMSGRQVSTKYTMKPIVVKKKT; this is encoded by the coding sequence ATGAATAAAATCATTGTTTATGAGCAAGAAGACTTCAGTGGGCTCAAGAAAGAATTTACTTCAGATGTCCCAGACCTACGCAGTGTGGACTTCGGGGACTGCATTTCTTCCCTGAAGGTGATTGGCCAACCGTGGATAGCCTTTCCTGATCCAGACTATAAAGGGGTGCCTGCTGCGTATGAAGAAGGTGAACACAAAAGTCTCTCCTTAAACAATCAAATTTCTTCTCTCCGTCTTGTGACTGAAGACTTGGAAAATCCTCAGATCACACTTTATGAGCACCCTAATTATGAAGGGGTAAGTAAAGTGATCACTGAGGAAACCGACCTGACTTATGGCTATTTTAATGATAGGGCATCTTCTCATGTTGTCCAAAAAGGTGCCTGGCTCCTCTATGAACATTCACGTCGAAAAGGTTGGTTCTGTGTAGCTCGGGAAGGAACTAAAAATCCTAATTATGGTCCGGTATTTAATTTTCATGATAAATGCTCCTATGTATATCCCCTTAAAGGTGGCCAGCCATCTGTTGCtgccaagatcttgtgggatcTCAAGAAAATAGAGAGTGAGAGGGAAGTGGTGCTCGATGAGATTATTGGTATTAACAACACAGATTATGAACAGACATTCACCAGCATCAACAGCAGAGTGTATGAGGTAGCCACAAAACATAGCTTCAAATTCATGGCTCCCACCCTTCAGATAGATGAGAAGTTCAGCTTAAACATAGATCCAAGCACTACCCTCACTGTGGAGAAAGAAAAACCAGATTCTATGGTTACTTCCGACAAAATTGAGGTGACGGTATCTGTCAAGATCCCACCACATTCAGAACTGATCGTCCAGGTGATCAAGAAGGTGGTCACGGCCTCAGTTCCTGTGGAGATGAGCATCAtcagaaacaggaaaacaaaaacagaaattgggGAGTATCGTAGCATGTCTGGACGTCAGGTCAGCACTAAATACACCATGAAGCCAATTGtagtgaaaaagaaaacatag